A segment of the Bacillus sp. es.034 genome:
CTACACTGAAGCGGGAACAGCGAGGCATCGTGCCCGTCTGCTCGGCGGACACAAATCATAACGAATGACAGGAGGTGAAGAGAATTGATCCGGGATCGAGGAAGAATCAAGTGGACATCCATGATGCTCCCCGAGCACGTGAAGCTCCTGAGGGATTGGGCAAAGGAAGATACACACGAAAAGAGGATCGAACTGGATGAGCAGGAGCTTGACAGGATGAATGAAGTCGTGGCAGAGGCAATGGAGTTTGGCAGAATGGTATCGATCACCCATTATGTGAAGCACCGTCATCAATTATCAATCGGAACCGTCCATCATGTCGACCCATTGGACGGGAAACTGCACGTCGTAGACAGGTTCGAAGACATACACTATATTCCACTGGCAAGCGTTGTGGACATTCGTTTTTTCGACTGACCTCCAAATGAAAAGAGAGACTTCGGGTGAAGTCTCTCTTTTCATTCCATTTACTCTTCGTCCAATACCTTTTCTGCACGCACACATGATTCAAATTTCCCTTTGTGAGAAGCGTCGCAAAACGGCATGTTGGTTGATAGACCGCAGCGGCAAAGCGTGAACACTTGTTTCGTTGGAAATACATTTCCGTCAGCATCAATCAGTTCCACATCACCGCTTACGCGAAAAGAACCGTTATCATTCACTTTAATTTGAGCTTTTGTCATGAAAACCCACCCTTTCTAGAAAATACAAAAGAATCCCCACTATCGATAGTAAGATGAAAAGAGTAAAAAAGCAATATTCTAAAAGGAACAAATGATATGTGGTAGGATAAAGGACAGAGGAGGAGAGTCGAATGAAAATCCAACTAACGAACGAAGCAACCCAAAAGATCAAGGGTAAAATAGAAAACAAACAAGGACACCTGAAACTAA
Coding sequences within it:
- a CDS encoding CDGSH iron-sulfur domain-containing protein, with the protein product MTKAQIKVNDNGSFRVSGDVELIDADGNVFPTKQVFTLCRCGLSTNMPFCDASHKGKFESCVRAEKVLDEE
- a CDS encoding YolD-like family protein, yielding MIRDRGRIKWTSMMLPEHVKLLRDWAKEDTHEKRIELDEQELDRMNEVVAEAMEFGRMVSITHYVKHRHQLSIGTVHHVDPLDGKLHVVDRFEDIHYIPLASVVDIRFFD